In Verrucomicrobiales bacterium, the following are encoded in one genomic region:
- a CDS encoding CRTAC1 family protein: MIGLRASRSGRIGWLTLPLLIALSPWTAGSATRPAFADVSERLGQVPGTATTQPSSKPSNSSEPRSPVGPGITWFDADGDGWEDLIRSGAHEGGVSILRNNGTGAFVQWIQSSLAGTEDEYIATLGWEGDSPSRRWLAGTAHRRITSPQPTRNHIWLLQNPMERGAVHPLQVLPQATNVAGPMAMADIDLDGHLDLFIGGGARSTKNSAASPARLFRGTTNGFTIDPDNDLRLARVERVSGATFADLNADGRPDLALAVESGSIRVFLNEHGRLMDTTSAWGLDKTPGEWTSIATGDFNSDGSLDLVVGGRKPPGGGIGTESSVFLNRQGQLHRIPLPGEAQSSTAFGLVVADLDGDGVTDLFLAPVSADTTATAPAGPLNATAGLALLGLGAGKFQALTAEASGICFRGEPRGAAASDFDADGKVDLAVAYASGATGLFNNLTGQSGLRVFLRINRPERWAVGAVARAIYATGEIGPAWEVRVGGGYYSQDSPILLLGKRSQLASLWVRWPGGHVTIVKVPPQARDLQVDPLGVVKVLR; the protein is encoded by the coding sequence ATGATTGGTTTGAGAGCTTCTCGATCAGGAAGGATCGGCTGGCTGACGCTGCCTCTGCTCATCGCCCTGAGCCCCTGGACGGCGGGTAGCGCGACCCGGCCGGCCTTCGCAGACGTGAGTGAGCGATTGGGGCAGGTTCCGGGCACCGCCACGACTCAGCCTTCCAGCAAACCGTCGAACTCATCAGAACCTCGAAGCCCAGTCGGCCCCGGCATCACCTGGTTCGATGCAGACGGAGATGGTTGGGAAGATCTGATCCGGAGTGGAGCGCACGAGGGCGGAGTGAGCATCCTGCGGAATAACGGTACCGGCGCCTTTGTTCAGTGGATTCAATCTTCCCTGGCTGGCACCGAGGATGAATACATCGCCACCCTAGGCTGGGAAGGAGACAGCCCGTCAAGACGCTGGCTGGCTGGGACTGCCCACCGGAGAATCACCTCGCCGCAGCCCACTCGAAATCATATCTGGCTGCTGCAGAATCCAATGGAACGCGGAGCAGTCCATCCACTTCAGGTTCTGCCCCAAGCCACGAACGTCGCGGGGCCAATGGCCATGGCCGATATCGATCTCGATGGCCACCTTGACCTGTTCATCGGGGGTGGGGCCCGCTCGACCAAGAACTCAGCTGCTTCTCCCGCGCGGCTGTTTCGCGGCACGACCAACGGATTCACCATCGATCCGGACAACGATCTTCGACTGGCAAGAGTTGAGCGGGTGTCAGGTGCCACGTTCGCTGACTTGAACGCGGATGGCCGCCCCGATCTCGCGCTTGCCGTTGAGTCAGGCTCGATCCGCGTCTTTCTCAACGAGCACGGCCGACTGATGGACACCACCTCGGCTTGGGGCCTGGATAAAACCCCAGGAGAATGGACCAGCATCGCCACCGGCGACTTCAACAGCGATGGATCCCTCGACCTCGTCGTCGGGGGCCGGAAACCACCTGGGGGAGGCATCGGCACCGAGTCCAGCGTCTTCCTAAATCGTCAGGGCCAGCTTCATCGAATACCGCTCCCTGGCGAGGCCCAGTCGTCGACAGCGTTCGGCCTGGTGGTTGCGGACCTAGACGGAGACGGCGTGACCGATCTTTTCCTAGCCCCGGTCTCGGCCGACACCACTGCTACTGCTCCAGCGGGGCCGCTCAATGCGACTGCCGGGCTGGCACTCTTGGGTCTTGGAGCAGGAAAATTTCAGGCACTGACCGCCGAGGCGAGCGGCATATGTTTTCGCGGCGAGCCGAGGGGAGCTGCGGCTAGCGACTTCGACGCGGACGGGAAAGTCGACTTGGCGGTGGCTTACGCTTCGGGTGCGACAGGCCTTTTCAACAATCTGACAGGGCAGTCTGGACTGCGGGTCTTCCTGAGGATAAACCGACCGGAAAGATGGGCGGTGGGAGCAGTGGCTCGAGCGATTTATGCCACCGGCGAAATCGGTCCCGCCTGGGAAGTGCGGGTCGGCGGAGGATATTACTCTCAGGACAGCCCGATTCTCCTCCTGGGTAAACGCAGCCAACTCGCCTCTCTGTGGGTCCGTTGGCCTGGGGGCCATGTCACTATCGTCAAGGTGCCGCCTCAGGCCCGGGACTTGCAGGTGGACCCGCTTGGAGTGGTCAAGGTACTGCGCTGA
- a CDS encoding VWA domain-containing protein → MQFARPDILWAMALVMPLLIGFLWWTWRERQKLITQFIQARLLPALTVGVSKPRQKLRLILLSSAVALTLIALSRPQWGFGYQEVKQRGLDIVIGIDTSRSMLAEDVPPNRLQKAKLAAQDLRQLAKSDRMGLVAFAGSAFLQMPMSLDENAFRQHLEALDTRLLPQGGTALAEAIQTARTAFKEAGEENHRALVLFTDGEDHDGQAIEAAAQAAKEGLVVFTIGLGSPNGELIPVRDAKGRVDFIKDENGNAVKSRLNESLLQDIAKAGKGFYLHLAGAGGMEMLYERGLAPLPKRDLQATLMRRYFERFQWFLAAACLLLIAELFILDFKPPARRRESTATSPATSRAPLATSATMGVLLLCAMTAYASPSSARRDYEAGRFKDALSEYESLLEKKPKDAALRYNAGAAAFQAGKLQDAAEHFGSALATQDPQLQQRAYYNLGNTQFRLGEDAGEPDKTQKMWEQSINSYETALKLNPQDADAQHNLRWVKERLEELKKQQQQQQKQDSDSKDKDEQKKDDQEKNQDQKDKNSKNDQNQDQKQDQNQEKSSPEKKDQDQAKQDSSPEDESAQKDKQESQKQESNQEDQKEGQEDQKSAQDERDKKDGAQPKPGQRGMTNNPSATQPEGGNPMSGQPLQMTQREAIRLLEALRSEEKLFLPPPPQKPRKNQRQLKDW, encoded by the coding sequence ATGCAATTTGCGCGACCGGACATTCTATGGGCGATGGCACTGGTGATGCCGCTCCTGATTGGGTTCCTTTGGTGGACCTGGCGGGAGCGCCAAAAACTGATCACTCAGTTTATACAAGCCCGACTGCTACCAGCCCTCACGGTCGGGGTTTCCAAGCCCCGACAAAAACTGCGCCTCATCCTGCTGAGCTCGGCGGTGGCCCTGACGCTCATCGCTTTAAGTCGGCCGCAGTGGGGTTTCGGTTATCAAGAGGTCAAACAACGCGGGCTCGACATCGTGATCGGCATCGACACCTCCCGAAGCATGCTGGCTGAGGACGTCCCCCCCAACCGACTCCAGAAAGCCAAGCTGGCGGCCCAAGATCTGCGGCAGCTCGCCAAATCGGATCGCATGGGATTGGTAGCCTTCGCGGGCTCGGCGTTCTTGCAAATGCCCATGTCTCTGGATGAAAACGCATTTCGTCAACATCTGGAGGCACTCGACACCCGCCTCTTGCCCCAGGGGGGCACCGCGCTGGCCGAGGCCATTCAAACCGCGCGCACCGCTTTCAAAGAGGCCGGCGAAGAAAACCACCGAGCACTCGTGCTCTTTACCGATGGCGAAGATCACGATGGCCAAGCCATCGAAGCAGCCGCTCAAGCCGCGAAAGAGGGACTGGTGGTCTTTACCATCGGGCTCGGGAGTCCCAACGGGGAACTGATCCCGGTGCGCGACGCCAAGGGCCGGGTCGACTTTATCAAGGACGAGAATGGCAATGCCGTGAAGTCGCGGCTGAACGAGAGCCTGCTCCAGGACATCGCCAAAGCTGGTAAAGGGTTTTACTTGCACCTGGCCGGAGCGGGAGGGATGGAGATGCTCTACGAGCGAGGGTTGGCACCGCTGCCCAAGCGCGACCTCCAAGCCACGCTGATGCGGCGCTACTTCGAACGTTTCCAATGGTTTCTAGCTGCGGCCTGCCTGCTGCTAATCGCTGAGTTGTTCATCCTGGATTTCAAGCCACCCGCCCGGCGACGGGAATCAACCGCCACATCTCCCGCGACCTCCCGCGCGCCGCTAGCAACCTCCGCCACGATGGGCGTCCTGCTGCTGTGCGCCATGACCGCCTACGCCTCCCCCTCCAGTGCGCGCCGCGATTACGAGGCCGGCCGATTTAAGGATGCCTTGAGCGAGTATGAGAGCCTGCTCGAGAAGAAGCCCAAGGATGCGGCCCTGCGCTACAATGCCGGGGCTGCGGCGTTCCAAGCCGGGAAGCTTCAGGATGCCGCCGAACACTTTGGATCGGCGTTGGCGACTCAGGATCCCCAACTTCAGCAACGCGCTTACTACAATCTTGGCAATACTCAATTCCGACTCGGGGAGGACGCAGGCGAACCGGACAAAACCCAAAAGATGTGGGAGCAGTCCATCAACAGCTACGAAACCGCCCTCAAACTCAACCCTCAGGACGCCGATGCCCAGCACAATCTCCGCTGGGTGAAAGAGCGACTGGAGGAGCTTAAAAAGCAACAGCAGCAGCAGCAAAAGCAGGATTCGGATTCCAAGGACAAGGATGAGCAGAAGAAGGACGACCAGGAAAAGAATCAGGATCAGAAAGACAAGAATTCCAAGAACGACCAGAACCAGGACCAAAAGCAGGACCAGAATCAGGAAAAGTCCTCCCCAGAGAAAAAAGATCAGGACCAGGCCAAGCAGGATTCCTCGCCCGAGGACGAGTCTGCGCAGAAGGACAAACAGGAATCTCAGAAACAGGAATCCAATCAAGAGGATCAGAAAGAAGGCCAGGAAGACCAGAAGTCCGCGCAGGACGAGCGGGACAAAAAGGATGGTGCCCAACCCAAGCCAGGCCAGCGCGGCATGACCAACAACCCTTCCGCCACTCAACCAGAAGGCGGCAACCCCATGTCCGGTCAACCCCTCCAGATGACCCAGCGTGAAGCCATACGCTTGTTGGAGGCACTGCGATCCGAGGAGAAACTCTTCCTCCCGCCCCCTCCCCAGAAGCCCCGCAAGAATCAGCGTCAGCTCAAAGATTGGTGA